In Flavobacteriales bacterium, a genomic segment contains:
- a CDS encoding cysteine methyltransferase, with amino-acid sequence MSVIHTHTFKSPYGELILGSWNNQLCLCDWRYRKIRHAVDERIKKHLHADFVEEETEVINATMQQLSE; translated from the coding sequence ATGTCCGTCATCCATACACACACATTTAAATCCCCCTATGGTGAACTGATCCTGGGTTCCTGGAACAATCAACTTTGTCTGTGCGACTGGAGATACCGAAAGATAAGGCATGCCGTGGATGAGCGGATCAAAAAACACCTTCATGCCGATTTCGTTGAAGAAGAAACGGAAGTCATCAACGCTACCATGCAACAGCTTAGCGAAT